From Aedes albopictus strain Foshan chromosome 1, AalbF5, whole genome shotgun sequence, one genomic window encodes:
- the LOC134288394 gene encoding uncharacterized protein LOC134288394 → MVASAGLPLRQWSSNNQTVLNAIPPELRETETLLDLDHEASVTTLGVLWEPATDLSSFKQPKWKECSTLTKREILSQISSLFDTLGLIGPTISKAKILLQVVSEWQDIQKKFAGLVHLRISRHALSPGYARLEVHGFSDASEATYGACFFLRSISSAGSCTGRLLMSKLKVAPVDTKSIPRLELCAAHLLAKLVVHAMNSVEIAATVYLWTDSTIVLDWLAATPSSWKTFMANRVAEIQELTTHAVWNHVPSKDNPRSSTDA, encoded by the exons ATGGTGGCGTCTGCAGGTCTACCGCTTCGGCAATGGTCGTCCAATAACCAGACTGTGCTCAACGCCATTCCGCCGGAGCTCCGGGAGACTGAAACGCTGCTCGATTTGGACCATGAAGCCTCCGTCACCACGCTCGGGGTACTCTGGGAACCTGCCACCGACCTTTCGTCCTTCAAGCAGCCGAAGTGGAAGGAATGTTCCACACTCACGAAGCGGGAGATTCTTTCGCAGATCAGCAGTCTGTTCGACACTCTTGGACTTATTGGTCCGACCATCTCGAAGGCGAAAATTCTTCTTCAAG TAGTCAGTGAGTGGCAGGATATTCAGAAAAAATTCGCCGGTCTTGTGCACCTGCGGATTTCCCGGCACGCTCTCAGCCCCGGTTACGCACGCCTGGAAGTCCATGGCTTCAGTGACGCTTCGGAGGCCACCTACGGTGCTTGCTTCTTTCTCCGTTCCATCTCTTCCGCTGGATCCTGCACTGGTCGGCTGCTCATGTCGAAGTTGAAGGTGGCACCAGTCGACACGAAGTCCATTCCGCGCCTAGAGCTCTGCGCGGCTCACCTGCTCGCCAAGCTCGTCGTCCATGCCATGAATTCCGTCGAGATTGCCGCCACGGTCTACCTGTGGACCGACTCTACCATCGTACTGGACTGGCTCGCCGCAACACCGTCATCGTGGAAGACGTTTATGGCAAATCGCGTGGCTGAAATCCAGGAACTCACCACACACGCGGTCTGGAATCACGTTCCGTCCAAAGACAATCCACGATCGTCCACCGATGCGTAA